In the genome of Desulfofarcimen acetoxidans DSM 771, one region contains:
- a CDS encoding (Fe-S)-binding protein — protein MSTEVIKAAKFDPAFRAEVANLVKGFDFGNCLACGMCTAGCAYSDVHANNDPRKFLRKLILGMREEAMNDPYYWLCTMCERCTIECPMGINVAAIVRGIRGTTNEAFSDDPAKKGPGFMVKVVEETIESGNQMNVSQEDFMDTIEWVEEELQAELDDPDYKIPLDVEGADFMFGFNAREIKYYPQELQSILKIFYAAKANYTISSKKWDATNLALFSGNDKDFWTITKPLFEEMERLKAKELIVTECGHAFRSCRMGYRNFWDKESDYKFPIRHILQLMAEWIKEGRIKLDPDKITETVTYHDPCNTARKEGVYEEPRYVINSFIKNFNEMYPNKQWNLCCGGGGGALATPEYKVERLAKGRLKADQVIKTGAKIVIVPCHNCMDQFNDINKEFKLGVKNEHLCALIAEALILDEK, from the coding sequence ATGAGTACAGAAGTTATTAAGGCAGCAAAATTTGATCCTGCATTCAGAGCCGAGGTTGCCAATTTAGTTAAGGGTTTTGATTTCGGAAATTGCCTTGCCTGCGGTATGTGTACTGCCGGTTGTGCTTATTCTGATGTTCATGCGAACAATGATCCACGCAAGTTTTTGCGCAAACTTATCTTAGGCATGCGCGAGGAAGCAATGAATGATCCTTATTACTGGCTGTGTACAATGTGTGAGCGCTGCACAATTGAATGTCCGATGGGTATTAATGTAGCTGCTATAGTCAGAGGCATAAGAGGGACTACTAACGAAGCATTCAGTGATGATCCTGCAAAAAAAGGACCCGGCTTTATGGTCAAGGTTGTTGAAGAAACTATTGAATCAGGCAACCAGATGAATGTATCCCAGGAAGATTTTATGGATACAATTGAGTGGGTTGAAGAAGAATTGCAGGCAGAACTTGACGATCCTGATTATAAAATTCCCCTTGATGTTGAAGGTGCCGATTTTATGTTCGGGTTCAACGCTCGGGAAATTAAATATTACCCTCAGGAACTGCAAAGCATTTTAAAAATCTTTTATGCCGCAAAAGCTAACTATACTATTAGCTCTAAAAAATGGGATGCTACAAATTTAGCACTTTTCAGCGGTAATGATAAGGACTTTTGGACAATTACCAAACCGCTCTTTGAAGAAATGGAACGCTTAAAGGCCAAAGAGTTGATCGTTACTGAGTGCGGACATGCTTTCCGTTCCTGCCGTATGGGCTACAGGAATTTCTGGGATAAGGAGAGCGATTATAAGTTCCCCATCAGGCATATCCTGCAATTAATGGCTGAGTGGATTAAAGAAGGCCGGATTAAGCTGGATCCGGATAAAATTACTGAAACTGTTACCTACCATGATCCATGCAATACTGCCCGTAAAGAGGGAGTTTATGAGGAACCTCGTTATGTAATTAACAGTTTTATCAAGAACTTTAACGAAATGTACCCCAATAAGCAGTGGAATTTATGCTGCGGCGGTGGTGGTGGAGCCTTGGCTACTCCGGAATATAAAGTTGAGCGTTTAGCCAAAGGAAGGCTGAAAGCTGATCAAGTTATTAAAACCGGTGCTAAAATTGTTATTGTTCCCTGCCATAACTGCATGGACCAGTTTAATGATATTAATAAAGAATTTAAGCTTGGTGTTAAGAACGAACACCTTTGTGCTCTAATAGCGGAAGCTTTAATATTAGATGAAAAATAG
- a CDS encoding hydrogenase iron-sulfur subunit, whose protein sequence is MGDFEPKIVAFCCHYCAYSAADLAGSMRLQYSDNIRIVEMPCSGKTDQHVLLRAFEEGADGVYVAGCMEGDCHFLKGNFRGKKRVKQLKNILDQIGLGADRVEFYNLSAAMGPRFKEIADEFTERIRNLGPSPLNKSVKSSKGGDVA, encoded by the coding sequence ATGGGAGATTTTGAACCTAAAATAGTTGCATTCTGCTGTCACTACTGTGCTTATTCTGCAGCAGACTTAGCTGGCTCCATGAGGTTACAGTACTCCGACAATATCAGAATTGTTGAGATGCCCTGTTCGGGTAAAACTGACCAGCATGTACTACTAAGAGCTTTTGAAGAAGGAGCCGACGGGGTTTATGTTGCCGGTTGCATGGAAGGTGACTGTCACTTCTTAAAAGGCAACTTTAGAGGCAAGAAAAGGGTTAAACAGCTTAAGAATATTTTAGACCAGATTGGTCTTGGTGCTGACAGGGTTGAATTTTATAACCTTTCAGCTGCAATGGGACCTCGTTTTAAAGAAATAGCTGACGAGTTTACCGAACGCATTAGAAATCTGGGGCCCAGCCCCTTAAATAAATCTGTAAAAAGCTCCAAGGGAGGTGACGTGGCGTGA
- a CDS encoding methylenetetrahydrofolate reductase C-terminal domain-containing protein: protein MIIAEQKPMETIEEFIKDYKKVLFLGCAGCVTVCLAGGEKETDLLATSLRMKRELEGNPLETVTYTATRQCDPEYVDGIANYVEDVDCVVSLACGVGVQFVAEKYRNKIVFPALNTKFAGGTVEHGVWEERCGLCGDCILHKTGGICPIIRCSKSILNGPCGGSQDGVCEISKDVPCAWHLIVEHMKELGRLDMLMEVQPPKDWSTSRDGGPRKVVREDVKIDE, encoded by the coding sequence GTGATCATAGCTGAACAAAAGCCCATGGAAACTATTGAGGAATTTATTAAGGATTATAAAAAGGTTTTATTCCTGGGGTGTGCCGGATGTGTTACTGTATGTCTTGCCGGTGGTGAAAAAGAAACTGATCTGTTAGCCACATCATTACGTATGAAACGGGAATTAGAAGGAAATCCGCTGGAAACCGTTACTTATACGGCTACTCGCCAGTGTGATCCCGAATACGTAGACGGAATTGCCAATTATGTTGAAGATGTGGATTGTGTTGTTTCATTGGCCTGTGGTGTAGGTGTTCAGTTTGTTGCTGAGAAGTACAGAAATAAGATTGTTTTTCCAGCTCTGAACACGAAGTTTGCCGGTGGTACTGTTGAACATGGTGTCTGGGAAGAGCGTTGTGGTCTTTGTGGTGACTGTATTCTGCATAAAACCGGTGGTATCTGCCCGATTATTCGATGTTCCAAGAGTATCCTTAACGGACCGTGTGGCGGTTCACAAGACGGTGTGTGCGAAATCAGTAAGGACGTTCCCTGTGCTTGGCATTTAATCGTTGAGCATATGAAAGAACTGGGTAGATTGGACATGCTTATGGAAGTTCAACCGCCGAAAGACTGGTCTACGTCTCGTGATGGCGGGCCGCGTAAAGTGGTTAGGGAGGATGTGAAGATAGATGAGTAA
- a CDS encoding methylenetetrahydrofolate reductase yields the protein MSKSKIERLFDQGEFVVSCEIGPPKSTDAEVIREYARMLKNHVDAANLTDCQTAIVRISSIASAWHCLEEGLEPIIQMTCRDRNRIAMQSDLLGAYSMGIRNILCLSGDHQKFGNHPTAKNVHDLDSMQLVNMVKRMKDEEEFCCGEKFKNHAPKDFFVGAVANPFADPFEWRVARLEKKIAAGARFIQTQCIFDTDRFVKFMDMVKERGLHKKCKIMAGVTPIKALGAAKYMKNNVAGITVPDELITRLEAANKAGGKDAVREEGIQICIEQIKMFKEIEGVAGVHIMAIAWEELVPRLVEESGLYPRPALKE from the coding sequence ATGAGTAAGAGTAAAATAGAAAGACTATTTGATCAGGGCGAATTTGTCGTATCTTGTGAGATTGGTCCTCCGAAGTCAACTGATGCTGAAGTCATCAGAGAATATGCCAGAATGTTGAAGAATCACGTTGATGCTGCTAACCTTACCGACTGTCAAACAGCTATCGTGCGTATTTCCAGTATTGCGTCTGCCTGGCACTGTTTAGAGGAAGGTCTGGAACCTATTATCCAGATGACCTGCCGTGACCGCAACCGTATTGCCATGCAGTCTGATTTGCTGGGCGCTTATAGTATGGGTATTAGAAACATACTTTGCTTGTCTGGTGACCACCAGAAGTTTGGTAATCATCCAACTGCTAAAAACGTTCATGATCTTGATTCTATGCAGTTAGTTAATATGGTAAAAAGAATGAAGGATGAAGAAGAATTCTGCTGTGGTGAAAAATTTAAGAATCATGCTCCAAAAGACTTTTTTGTGGGAGCAGTAGCAAACCCCTTTGCAGATCCGTTTGAATGGCGTGTTGCCCGGTTAGAAAAGAAGATAGCTGCCGGAGCTCGTTTTATACAGACACAATGTATCTTTGATACGGATCGTTTTGTTAAGTTTATGGATATGGTGAAGGAACGCGGCCTACATAAGAAATGTAAGATAATGGCCGGTGTTACCCCAATCAAAGCACTCGGCGCAGCTAAATATATGAAGAACAACGTTGCCGGTATTACTGTACCTGATGAGTTAATCACCAGGTTGGAAGCTGCCAATAAAGCCGGTGGTAAAGATGCTGTTAGAGAAGAAGGCATCCAGATTTGCATCGAACAAATTAAGATGTTTAAGGAAATTGAAGGTGTAGCCGGGGTTCACATCATGGCTATTGCCTGGGAAGAGCTTGTTCCAAGATTGGTTGAAGAATCCGGTTTGTATCCGAGACCTGCATTAAAAGAATAA
- the gap gene encoding type I glyceraldehyde-3-phosphate dehydrogenase encodes MPIKIGINGFGRIGRNVFRTALNNPEIEIIAVNDLTDSKTLAHLLKYDSIHGVLNANVRSTPKGFTVNGKEVTVFAEKDPANIPWGNLGIQMVVESTGRFTKGSDAAKHIQAGAKKVVISAPGKEIDATIVMGVNQDIYDPAKHNIVSNASCTTNCLAPVVKVLNDNFTVKRGLMTTVHSYTNDQQILDLPHKDLRRARAAAESIIPTTTGAAKAVALVIPELKDKLNGFAMRVPTPNVSIVDFVAELNKSVTAEDINSALKSASDNELKGILAYTEAPLVSRDYYSDPHSSIVDALSTIVLDKTMVKVLAWYDNEWGYSCRVLDLLIYMAKREQGAVPVITWTGITNKNHYENVSAAYSE; translated from the coding sequence ATGCCTATAAAAATTGGCATTAATGGTTTTGGGCGAATTGGGCGTAATGTATTTCGAACTGCTCTTAACAACCCGGAGATAGAAATAATTGCTGTCAATGATTTAACCGACTCTAAAACTCTGGCTCACTTATTAAAATATGATTCAATTCACGGAGTGCTAAATGCTAATGTCAGATCAACTCCCAAAGGCTTTACGGTAAACGGTAAGGAAGTTACAGTCTTTGCGGAAAAAGATCCTGCCAATATCCCCTGGGGTAATCTGGGCATACAGATGGTTGTTGAATCCACAGGGAGATTTACTAAAGGTTCGGATGCAGCAAAACACATTCAAGCAGGAGCGAAAAAGGTTGTCATCAGCGCTCCCGGTAAAGAAATAGATGCTACCATTGTAATGGGTGTTAACCAGGACATATATGACCCGGCAAAACACAATATAGTTTCTAATGCCTCCTGTACTACAAATTGCCTGGCTCCTGTGGTCAAAGTATTAAATGATAATTTTACTGTAAAGAGAGGTTTAATGACTACCGTTCATTCCTATACCAATGACCAACAGATATTAGACCTGCCACACAAGGATTTAAGACGTGCCAGAGCTGCTGCTGAATCTATTATTCCCACCACTACCGGTGCAGCCAAAGCTGTTGCACTGGTTATTCCTGAATTAAAAGACAAACTTAACGGTTTTGCTATGCGGGTACCCACCCCCAATGTTTCAATTGTTGACTTTGTGGCAGAGTTAAATAAAAGTGTAACAGCAGAAGACATAAACAGTGCCTTGAAAAGCGCCTCCGATAATGAATTAAAAGGCATACTTGCCTATACTGAGGCCCCCCTGGTATCAAGAGATTATTATAGTGATCCTCATTCCTCCATTGTTGATGCTCTTTCAACAATTGTATTGGATAAAACAATGGTAAAAGTCTTAGCCTGGTATGACAATGAGTGGGGTTATTCCTGTAGAGTACTGGATTTATTGATTTACATGGCTAAAAGAGAACAAGGAGCAGTGCCTGTAATTACATGGACCGGTATTACTAACAAAAATCATTATGAAAACGTATCAGCAGCATATTCTGAATAA
- a CDS encoding YbjQ family protein → MLLTTTPFVDGRQISQYLGIVTGEAIMGANVVRDFLASITDIVGGRSGAYESKLAHAREVAMQEMSEQALRLGANAIVGIDLDYEVIKEGMLMVAASGTAVVLK, encoded by the coding sequence TTGCTTTTAACCACAACTCCCTTTGTAGATGGCAGGCAAATCAGTCAATATCTAGGGATAGTTACAGGTGAAGCAATAATGGGCGCTAATGTTGTACGTGACTTTTTAGCCAGCATAACAGATATCGTAGGTGGACGTTCAGGTGCTTATGAATCTAAATTGGCGCATGCCAGGGAAGTTGCTATGCAAGAGATGTCTGAACAGGCATTAAGACTGGGTGCAAACGCAATAGTCGGCATAGACCTTGACTATGAGGTAATCAAAGAAGGTATGCTCATGGTAGCAGCCAGCGGAACAGCAGTTGTTTTGAAGTAA
- a CDS encoding DnaD domain-containing protein: MNLDRKALKKYRAGNVTSAFGTDLMMQGFTSIPNILLKHYKAMGISDIEMLLLVQLLRIHSEEKDFFPTTETLANCMQSDISLIEDVLASLIEKDILAITKYYDEFHDMIISGYDFEPLFESVSEIWACAKVKELEKTQKMLEEQEQQSVKNNFPEPNHELAQLYKTFENEFARPLSPMEIEQIQKWVAEMNSQLIREALKRAVLLGKHNFKYIDSIIMEWQKNNLRTLEAINNYDINFQRRRNTKVYSGNASKTQSSDAKKKAMIESLYMS; the protein is encoded by the coding sequence ATGAATCTTGACAGAAAAGCATTAAAAAAGTATCGTGCAGGAAATGTCACCTCTGCTTTTGGTACAGATTTAATGATGCAGGGCTTTACCAGTATACCTAATATATTATTGAAGCATTACAAAGCAATGGGTATTTCAGATATAGAAATGTTGCTTCTGGTTCAATTATTAAGAATACATTCAGAGGAAAAAGATTTTTTCCCCACTACTGAAACCCTGGCAAATTGTATGCAAAGTGATATCTCTCTAATTGAGGATGTCTTAGCCAGTCTAATTGAAAAAGATATTCTTGCTATAACCAAGTATTATGATGAATTTCATGATATGATTATATCCGGCTATGATTTTGAACCACTCTTTGAGTCAGTTTCTGAAATCTGGGCCTGTGCAAAAGTGAAGGAACTGGAAAAAACTCAAAAAATGTTGGAAGAACAAGAGCAGCAATCAGTTAAAAATAATTTTCCTGAGCCTAACCATGAATTAGCCCAGCTGTATAAAACCTTTGAGAATGAATTTGCCCGACCTCTTTCTCCTATGGAAATTGAGCAGATTCAGAAATGGGTAGCGGAGATGAACAGCCAATTAATTCGCGAAGCTTTGAAACGGGCTGTCTTGCTGGGCAAACATAATTTTAAGTATATTGACAGTATTATTATGGAATGGCAAAAGAATAATCTTCGCACGTTAGAGGCAATTAATAATTATGATATCAATTTTCAGCGCAGGCGCAATACAAAAGTATATTCCGGCAACGCATCGAAGACCCAAAGCAGCGATGCTAAAAAGAAGGCTATGATTGAATCACTCTATATGAGTTGA
- a CDS encoding ATP-binding protein: MDSNCSLCQNRGIIIDADSQLAVPCQCIKQKAVWNRFKQAKLTLRMLNQTFENFNFGYYAKDCFDPVKNISYYESAQIAFQAAKNFTRDFMKNNKIDGLLFSGQVGSGKTFLACCIANALIKENQAVLFSVVPDLLDQIRFTYDSSRQVEYSEQDLVETARQVPLLVLDDLGAHNYTEWAQNKLYSILNYRLNNYLPTVITTNISLAELEQYLGARSTSRIIQMCNPYRLLVDMDIRIVIRKKQSVF, encoded by the coding sequence GTGGACAGTAACTGTAGTTTGTGTCAAAATCGTGGTATTATTATTGATGCTGATAGTCAGCTGGCTGTACCATGTCAATGCATAAAACAAAAGGCTGTTTGGAATCGTTTTAAGCAAGCAAAACTTACCTTGAGAATGCTTAATCAGACTTTTGAGAACTTTAATTTTGGTTATTATGCTAAAGACTGTTTTGACCCGGTAAAAAATATATCATATTATGAGTCAGCACAAATAGCCTTTCAAGCAGCAAAAAATTTCACCAGAGATTTTATGAAAAATAATAAAATTGACGGTTTGTTATTCTCAGGGCAAGTGGGCAGCGGTAAGACCTTTTTAGCTTGCTGTATAGCCAATGCTCTCATTAAGGAAAATCAAGCTGTATTATTTTCGGTTGTTCCTGATTTGCTTGATCAAATAAGATTTACTTATGACTCGTCGCGCCAGGTGGAATATTCAGAGCAAGATCTGGTCGAAACTGCCAGGCAAGTTCCGCTGCTGGTATTAGATGATTTGGGTGCCCATAATTATACGGAATGGGCTCAAAATAAGCTTTACTCAATTTTAAACTATCGTTTGAATAATTATTTGCCGACTGTTATTACTACTAATATCAGCCTGGCAGAGTTAGAGCAATATCTAGGCGCCAGATCAACCTCACGTATTATTCAAATGTGTAATCCTTACCGTTTACTGGTTGATATGGATATCAGAATAGTTATACGAAAAAAACAGTCTGTTTTTTAG
- the cbiD gene encoding cobalt-precorrin-5B (C(1))-methyltransferase CbiD produces MNEFRKKQLRFGITTGASAAAAARAAALLLLRGQTVVETTVYNPAGEAIKVPVASQVIIDECTASATVIKDGGDDPDVTHGLSVVVQVEKCPSSIIINGGAGVGRVTKPGLQIPVGEPAINQVPRQMIIAAVSDLLPEQQGLKITVSVPGGEGVAARTLNPRLGITGGISILGTTGIVRPMSEEAFKDSLVPQIEMALAAGYKDIVLSPGRMGIKNAVEKYGLPEAAVVEMSNFVGYMLDACVEKGIEQVLLWGHHGKIVKVAAGIFHTHNRIADGRLETLAAYAGLAGASSQTMAAILDCITAEAALQVLKDNNIVEEVFARLAHRASQRAQYYTQGRLRAGTVLLDMEGQILGLDEQARIVVRKLGCNLCL; encoded by the coding sequence GTGAATGAATTTAGAAAAAAACAGCTCCGGTTTGGTATAACCACCGGAGCTTCTGCGGCAGCGGCTGCAAGAGCTGCTGCATTGCTTCTTTTGAGAGGACAAACAGTGGTTGAAACTACTGTATACAATCCGGCGGGAGAAGCTATAAAAGTTCCCGTGGCCTCACAGGTAATTATTGATGAGTGCACTGCTTCTGCTACGGTAATTAAAGACGGCGGGGATGACCCGGATGTTACCCACGGTCTGTCGGTTGTAGTCCAGGTCGAAAAATGTCCGTCCAGTATTATTATTAATGGTGGTGCAGGAGTAGGCAGGGTAACCAAACCAGGTTTGCAAATACCGGTAGGTGAGCCGGCTATCAACCAGGTTCCCAGACAAATGATTATAGCCGCTGTATCTGATTTGCTGCCGGAGCAGCAGGGACTGAAAATTACTGTGAGTGTACCTGGTGGGGAAGGTGTTGCCGCCAGAACTCTCAATCCCAGGTTAGGCATCACCGGGGGGATTTCTATACTGGGTACTACCGGGATTGTTCGCCCAATGTCGGAAGAAGCTTTTAAAGATTCACTGGTTCCGCAAATAGAAATGGCTTTAGCTGCAGGTTATAAGGATATTGTTTTAAGCCCAGGTAGGATGGGCATAAAAAATGCTGTAGAAAAATATGGCCTGCCGGAAGCGGCTGTTGTAGAAATGAGTAATTTCGTGGGGTATATGCTGGATGCCTGCGTGGAAAAAGGTATAGAGCAGGTTCTACTCTGGGGTCACCACGGTAAAATTGTTAAAGTTGCCGCGGGAATTTTTCACACTCATAACAGAATTGCTGACGGCCGTTTGGAGACTCTGGCGGCATATGCAGGTTTGGCCGGTGCCAGCAGCCAAACCATGGCTGCTATTTTAGACTGTATTACTGCTGAAGCGGCCCTGCAGGTTTTGAAGGATAACAATATAGTGGAAGAGGTTTTTGCCAGATTGGCTCATCGTGCCAGTCAGCGAGCTCAGTATTATACCCAGGGGCGTCTTAGAGCCGGTACCGTATTGCTGGATATGGAGGGCCAAATTTTAGGTTTAGATGAGCAGGCCAGAATAGTTGTCAGAAAGTTGGGGTGCAATTTATGTCTGTAA
- the cbiE gene encoding precorrin-6y C5,15-methyltransferase (decarboxylating) subunit CbiE — translation MSVIADKEYQNTTINAADETVYVMKNPLTVVGIGPGGKEYLTFAALAAIEKAEVLIGGQRNLDLFAYLCKETFIIKNNLQDMLDFIKKKDDCNFTVTVLASGDPGIFGILNFLRRHFPPESLLVLPGISSIQLACSRLALPWHDAVLTSTHGRDYRHLINTVRTNKKVIALTNPNSSPSDLARLLIAEGIDKRVVYLCRNLSYPDEQISMFSLEELADLEVTQYSNNVMVILDDA, via the coding sequence ATGTCTGTAATAGCCGATAAGGAATACCAAAATACAACAATTAATGCTGCCGATGAAACTGTTTATGTTATGAAGAATCCTCTTACTGTTGTCGGCATCGGCCCTGGGGGTAAAGAATATCTCACTTTTGCAGCTCTGGCAGCTATAGAAAAGGCCGAGGTTTTAATAGGAGGTCAACGAAATCTGGATTTGTTTGCCTACCTGTGTAAGGAAACTTTCATAATAAAAAACAATTTGCAAGATATGCTTGATTTTATTAAGAAAAAAGATGACTGTAATTTTACCGTAACTGTTCTGGCTTCAGGTGATCCGGGGATATTTGGCATATTGAATTTTTTGCGTCGTCATTTCCCTCCGGAAAGCTTACTGGTGTTGCCAGGTATCAGCTCAATCCAACTGGCCTGCTCCCGTCTGGCTTTGCCCTGGCATGATGCTGTATTAACCAGCACGCATGGTCGTGATTACCGGCATTTGATTAATACAGTAAGAACCAATAAGAAGGTAATAGCCTTGACTAATCCTAATTCTTCTCCTTCTGACCTGGCCAGGTTGCTGATAGCTGAAGGTATAGATAAACGAGTGGTATATCTTTGCCGGAACCTTTCTTATCCTGATGAACAAATAAGCATGTTTAGTCTTGAGGAATTAGCCGATTTGGAAGTGACTCAATATTCTAACAATGTTATGGTGATTTTAGATGACGCATAA
- the cbiT gene encoding precorrin-6Y C5,15-methyltransferase (decarboxylating) subunit CbiT: MTHKWPFRTPGIPDEMFIRGNVPMTKEEVRAVTVAKARLREGQTVWDIGAGTGSLSVEAALQVVRGKVYAVERLAQGIDLIRQNRDNFSLDNLEIIQGLAPEALYDLPDPDRVFIGGSGGQLEWILKYLAGRLRTGGRIVINAVTLETPGRAVEILHKLDFRTDTSQIFAARALGIKNMHLMQGLNPVYIIAAEKGGDNIAG, translated from the coding sequence ATGACGCATAAATGGCCTTTTCGAACCCCGGGAATACCGGATGAAATGTTTATACGCGGCAACGTACCGATGACTAAAGAAGAGGTGCGTGCTGTGACCGTAGCTAAAGCCAGGCTGAGAGAAGGACAAACAGTTTGGGATATAGGTGCGGGGACAGGGTCTTTATCAGTGGAAGCTGCTCTGCAGGTTGTTCGGGGCAAAGTATACGCTGTGGAAAGACTGGCTCAGGGAATTGATTTGATTAGACAAAACCGTGATAATTTTTCTTTGGACAATCTGGAAATTATTCAAGGGCTGGCCCCGGAAGCTCTCTATGATTTGCCAGATCCTGATCGTGTTTTTATCGGCGGCAGCGGCGGCCAGTTAGAATGGATATTAAAATATTTGGCCGGTAGGTTAAGGACCGGCGGGCGTATTGTGATAAATGCAGTAACTCTGGAAACTCCCGGCCGTGCAGTGGAAATCTTACATAAGCTGGACTTCCGAACGGATACCAGTCAAATTTTTGCGGCACGTGCATTAGGTATAAAAAATATGCATCTCATGCAAGGACTCAATCCTGTTTACATAATCGCTGCGGAAAAAGGAGGGGACAATATTGCCGGGTAA
- the cobI gene encoding precorrin-2 C(20)-methyltransferase: MPGKFFGIGVGPGDPELLTFKAYKALEQTEILCIPKSSGDKESLALSVVSKMLSREFNYLELHFPMSMDAKVLKESWDKAGQAVAECLLQGRSVSFVTIGDPMFYSTYGYLLRYLKNNHPDVETQTIPGITAFSACASYLQIPLVEAEETVAVIPAAYGLDKFRDVLDSFDNIVLMKVNRRFDDVLAELEKLGLKDKAVFISRVGYPEQYATRDLDSLAGKKLDYMSLIIVQKRRD; this comes from the coding sequence TTGCCGGGTAAATTTTTCGGCATAGGAGTAGGCCCCGGTGACCCGGAACTGCTGACCTTTAAAGCGTATAAAGCACTTGAGCAGACGGAGATACTCTGTATCCCTAAGTCATCAGGTGACAAAGAAAGTTTAGCCCTGTCTGTAGTCAGTAAAATGCTGTCCAGAGAGTTTAATTACCTGGAATTGCATTTTCCTATGTCAATGGATGCCAAAGTGCTCAAGGAAAGCTGGGATAAAGCAGGTCAGGCTGTAGCTGAATGCCTTCTGCAAGGACGCTCAGTATCTTTTGTCACCATTGGTGATCCCATGTTTTACAGTACTTACGGCTATTTGCTGCGTTACCTCAAAAACAACCACCCAGATGTAGAAACGCAAACCATTCCCGGTATTACCGCATTTTCCGCCTGTGCCTCTTATTTGCAAATCCCCCTGGTAGAAGCGGAAGAAACTGTGGCGGTTATCCCTGCTGCCTATGGTTTAGATAAATTTCGAGATGTGTTAGACAGTTTCGATAATATTGTACTGATGAAGGTAAACCGGCGCTTTGATGATGTTCTGGCAGAACTGGAAAAACTGGGACTTAAAGATAAGGCGGTATTTATCAGCCGGGTAGGTTATCCTGAGCAGTATGCCACCCGAGATTTGGACAGCCTGGCAGGTAAAAAACTTGATTATATGTCCTTGATTATCGTGCAAAAACGGAGGGATTAG
- the cobM gene encoding precorrin-4 C(11)-methyltransferase: MIYFVGAGPGDPELITVKGSRLLSEADMVVYTGSLVNPQVLQYCRPGIEIYNSAGMDLSEIISLMQKAVQEGKKVVRLQTGDPSLYGAIQEQMDALNAVDIPFTVIPGVSSFFAAAAAIPRELTLPGISQTVVLTRIEGRTPVPESEKLSELARHHCTMCIFLSVHLIDTVVQELLDGGYSVDTPVVIVERASWPEERVIKGTVSTISKLIKEAGITRTAMILVGQAFGADYQPSKLYDKNFAHGYRG; encoded by the coding sequence ATGATATATTTTGTCGGGGCCGGGCCAGGAGATCCGGAGTTGATTACCGTCAAAGGCTCAAGACTGTTATCGGAGGCCGATATGGTTGTTTATACCGGTTCACTGGTTAATCCTCAGGTATTGCAATATTGCCGCCCCGGTATTGAAATATATAACAGTGCGGGTATGGATTTAAGTGAAATAATAAGTCTTATGCAAAAGGCTGTGCAAGAAGGGAAAAAAGTAGTCAGGCTGCAAACAGGGGATCCCAGTTTGTATGGTGCAATACAGGAGCAGATGGATGCCTTAAACGCTGTAGATATACCTTTTACCGTAATTCCCGGGGTCAGTTCCTTTTTTGCCGCTGCTGCGGCAATCCCGCGTGAACTGACTCTGCCGGGCATATCACAAACTGTTGTACTAACCAGAATTGAAGGCCGTACTCCTGTACCGGAGTCAGAAAAGTTGTCTGAACTGGCTAGACACCACTGTACTATGTGTATCTTCTTAAGCGTGCATCTGATAGATACGGTTGTGCAGGAATTACTGGATGGCGGGTATAGTGTTGATACACCTGTAGTAATTGTTGAAAGAGCTTCCTGGCCGGAGGAGAGAGTTATCAAGGGAACTGTCTCGACTATTTCCAAGTTGATTAAAGAAGCGGGTATTACCCGGACAGCTATGATTCTGGTTGGGCAGGCTTTTGGGGCTGATTATCAGCCTTCCAAGTTGTATGACAAGAATTTTGCTCATGGATACCGGGGTTAG